One Saccharomyces kudriavzevii IFO 1802 strain IFO1802 genome assembly, chromosome: 4 genomic region harbors:
- the GCN2 gene encoding serine/threonine-protein kinase GCN2 (similar to Saccharomyces cerevisiae GCN2 (YDR283C); ancestral locus Anc_5.298) has translation MSLSYLTLDQYYEIQCNELEAIRSIYMDDFSDLTKRKSSWDKQPQIIFEVTLRSVDKEPVESSITLHFAMTPMYPYTAPEIDFRNVQNVMDSQLQMLENEFKKIHDTSRGQEIIFEVTSYTQEKLDEFQNVVNTQSLEDDRLQRIKETKEKLEKEEREKQQETIKRRSDEQRRIDEIVQRELEKRQDDDDDELLLNRSTQLDLHPPSEWIASGEAIIFSKTIKAKLPNNSMFKFKAVVNPKPIKLMSDLFSFSKQFLVKPYIPPESPLADFLMSSEMMENFYYLLSEIELDNSYFNTSNGKKEIANLEKELETVLRVKHDNVNRLCGYTVERMGRNNATFVWKIRLLTEYSNYYPVGDLIQSVGFVNLATARIWMIRLLEGLEAIHKLGIIHKCINLETVILVKDADFGSTIPKLVHSTYGYVILNMLSRYPNKNGSLIDLPSDSWIAPELVKFKNSKPQRLTDIWQLGVLFIQIIGGSDTVMNFETPQEFLDSTSMDESLYDLLSKMLSANLKKRLGTLELLPMKFLRTNIDSTINRFNLLPEGTNSNSLELVPGDIANCRGGEGRTLSQTSIRRRSFNVGSRFSSINPATRSRYASDFEEIAVLGQGAFGQVVKARNALDSRYYAIKKIRHTEEKLSTILSEVMLLASLNHQYVVRYYAAWLEEDSMDENVFESSDGESDVSESSSDYEENDLLDQSSIFKSRTNHDLDNSNWDFISGSGYPNIVFEGSSCGNENEDSDHESTSISSSESEEDISKESRNIQDIPKRRNGVKPMIAVKKKSTLFIQMEYCENRTLYDLIHSENLNQQRDEYWRLFRQILEALSYIHSQGIIHRDLKPMNIFIDESRNVKIGDFGLAKNVHRSLEILKLDSQNLPGSSDNLTSAIGTAMYVATEVLDGTGHYNEKIDMYSLGIIFFEMIYSFSTGMERVNILKKLRSVSIEFPPDFDENKMKVEKKIIRLLVDHDPNKRPGARALLNSGWLPVKHQDEVIKEALKSLSNPSSPWQQQVRESLFNQSYSLTNDILFDNSVPTSTPFANILRSQMTEEVVKIFRKHGGIENNAPPRVFPKAPIYGTQNVYEVLDKGGTVLQLQYDLTYPMARYLSKNPSLISKQYRMQHVYRPPDHSRSSLEPRKFGEIDFDIISKSSSESGFYDAESLKVIDEILTVFPVFEKPNTFFILNHADILESVFNFTNIDKAQRPLVSRMLSQVGFARSFKEVKNELKAQLNISSTALNDLELFDFRLDFEAAKKRLHKLMVDSPHLKKIEDSLSHISKVLSYLKPLEVTRNVVISPLSNYNSAFYKGGIMFHAVYDDGSSRNMIAAGGRYDTLISFFARPSGRKSSNTPKAVGFNLAWETIFGIAQNYFKLASGNRIKKRNRFLKDTAVDWKPSRCDVLISSFSNSLLDTIGITILNTLWKQNIKADMLRDCSSVDDVVSGAQQDGIDWILLIKQQAYSLTNHKRKYKPLKIKKLSTNVDVDLDLDEFLTLYQQETGNKSLINDSLVLSDKNDEFKKWDESSSAGSSQEGDLDDVVAGSTNNRKVIYVPNMATRSKKANKREKWVYEDAARNSSNMVIHGLSNAPIITVDALRDETLEIISITSLAQKEEWLRKVFGSGNNSTPRSFATSIYNNLSKEAHKGNKWAILYCHKTGKSSIIDLQR, from the coding sequence ATGTCATTAAGCTATCTCACTTTAGATCAATATTACGAGATACAATGCAATGAACTTGAAGCAATACGATCCATTTACATGGATGATTTTAGCGACTTGACGAAGAGAAAGTCCAGCTGGGACAAACAACCTCAGATCATATTCGAGGTCACACTTCGATCTGTTGATAAAGAGCCGGTAGAATCTTCTATAACGTTGCATTTTGCGATGACACCAATGTACCCTTATACCGCTCCAGAAATAGACTTTAGGAATGTACAAAATGTAATGGATAGTCAGCTGCAAATGCTAGAGAATGAATTTAAGAAAATTCATGATACCTCTCGAGGTCAAGAGATTATATTTGAGGTCACGTCCTACACGCAAGAGAAACTGGacgaatttcaaaatgtgGTTAATACACAGTCGCTGGAAGATGATCGATTACAAAGAATTaaagaaactaaagaaaAGTTAGAAAAGGAGGAGAGAGAGAAACAACAGGAAACAATTAAGAGAAGGTCTGATGAACAGCGCAGGATAGACGAAATAGTTCAAAGAGAGTTGGAGAAAAGGCaggatgacgatgacgatgaattATTATTGAATAGATCCACTCAGTTAGATTTACATCCGCCCTCAGAATGGATTGCCTCAGGGGAAGCTataatcttttcaaaaactatAAAAGCAAAACTGCCTAACAACTCAATGTTTAAGTTCAAGGCAGTTGTGAATCCGAAACCTATAAAATTGATGTCAGATTTATTCAGTTTTTCCAAACAGTTTCTTGTAAAACCTTACATACCGCCAGAATCTCCGCTGGCAGATTTTCTAATGTCTTCTGAAAtgatggaaaatttttactACTTACTATCCGAAATCGAGTTGGATAATAGTTACTTTAACACAAGCAatgggaaaaaagaaatagcAAATTTAGAGAAGGAGTTAGAAACCGTGTTAAGAGTTAAGCATGACAATGTTAATCGATTGTGTGGCTATACAGTAGAGCGTATGGGGAGAAACAATGCTACTTTTGTTTGGAAAATAAGACTTTTAACAGAGTATTCCAATTACTACCCTGTGGGAGATTTGATACAATCCGTCGGATTTGTCAACTTAGCAACAGCACGTATTTGGATGATCAGATTACTTGAAGGACTGGAAGCTATACACAAATTAGGTATTATCCATAAATGTATCAACTTAGAGACCGTGATTTTGGTTAAGGATGCCGATTTTGGAAGCACCATACCTAAACTTGTCCATTCTACCTATGGTTACgttattttgaatatgcTATCGAGGTATCCAAATAAAAATGGTTCTTTGATTGACCTGCCTTCAGATTCATGGATAGCTCCTGAGTTGGtgaagttcaaaaattctaaGCCTCAAAGGTTGACCGATATATGGCAACTTGGTGTTTTATTCATTCAGATAATAGGCGGCTCTGATACAGTAATGAATTTTGAGACACCTCAAGAATTCCTAGATTCGACAAGTATGGATGAAAGTCTGTACGATCTTCTTTCGAAGATGCTTAGTGctaatttgaagaaaagattgGGGACATTAGAGCTGCTACCCATGAAATTTTTAAGGACCAATATTGACTCCACTATAAATCGATTCAACTTACTTCCTGAAGGCACAAATTCCAACTCATTGGAATTGGTTCCTGGGGATATTGCAAATTGCCGAGGCGGCGAAGGGAGAACACTTTCACAAACCAGCATACGAAGAAGGTCATTTAATGTTGGCTCtcgattttcttctatAAACCCTGCTACACGATCTCGATATGCTTCAGACTTCGAAGAAATTGCAGTTTTGGGACAGGGTGCATTTGGTCAAGTTGTCAAGGCACGTAATGCTCTTGACAGCAGGTATTATGCTATTAAGAAAATTAGGCATACGGAAGAAAAGTTATCTACTATACTAAGTGAGGTAATGCTGCTAGCGAGCTTGAATCATCAATATGTTGTACGATATTATGCTGCGTGGTTGGAAGAAGATAGTatggatgaaaatgtttttgaatCGAGTGACGGAGAAAGCGATGTAAGCGAATCTTCGTCTGATTATGAGGAAAATGATTTGTTAGATCAAAGCagtattttcaaaagtagAACCAATCATGATTTGGACAATAGCAACTGGGATTTCATATCGGGATCAGGATATCCGAATATTGTCTTCGAAGGTAGCTCTTGTGGTAATGAGAATGAAGATTCTGACCATGAATCCActtctatttcttcaagcGAAAGCGAGGAAGATATTAGCAAAGAATCAAGAAACATCCAAGACATTCCGAAAAGGAGAAATGGTGTGAAGCCCATGATAGCtgttaaaaagaaaagtacccttttcattcaaatggAGTACTGTGAAAATAGAACACTATACGATCTGATCCATTCCGAAAACCTGAATCAACAGCGGGATGAATATTGGAGGTTGTTTCGACAAATACTGGAGGCTTTGAGCTATATACATTCTCAAGGTATCATTCATAGGGATCTAAAACcaatgaatattttcattgatgaatCAAGGAATGTCAAAATTGGTGATTTCGGGCTAGCTAAGAATGTTCATAGGTCTCTAGAAATTCTTAAGTTAGATTCACAAAACCTGCCAGGCAGCTCAGACAATCTGACTTCTGCCATTGGTACGGCTATGTATGTTGCTACTGAAGTTTTGGACGGTACAGGTCACTATAACGAAAAGATTGACATGTACTCACTTGGCAtaatcttttttgaaatgatCTATTCATTTAGTACGGGTATGGAAAGGGTTAATATATTAAAAAAGCTACGATCAGTATCCATAGAATTTCCTCCTGATTTTGACGAGAATAAGAtgaaagttgaaaaaaaaatcataagGTTATTAGTGGACCATGACCCTAATAAAAGGCCTGGTGCTAGGGCACTGTTGAATAGTGGTTGGCTTCCGGTAAAGCACCAAGATGAAGTTATCAAAGAGGCATTAAAGAGTTTGTCGAATCCCTCATCCCCTTGGCAACAACAAGTGAGAGAAAGCTTATTTAACCAGTCATACAGTTTAACAAATGATATTCTATTTGACAATTCAGTCCCGACATCTACTCCTTTTGCAAACATCCTTAGATCTCAAATGACTGAAGAGGTAGTTAAAATCTTTAGGAAACACGGAGGTATTGAAAACAATGCTCCCCCAAGAGTCTTCCCAAAGGCTCCCATATACGGTACGCAAAACGTATATGAAGTGCTTGACAAGGGTGGTACTGTCTTGCAATTGCAATACGACTTGACTTATCCCATGGCTCGGTATTTGTCCAAAAATCCAAGTCTCATTTCAAAGCAATATAGAATGCAGCATGTTTACAGACCTCCTGATCATTCAAGATCAAGTCTGGAGCCTAGGAAGTTCGGTGAGATTGATTTTGATATAATTTCTAAGTCCTCCTCAGAGTCAGGTTTTTATGATGCAGAAAGTCTGAAAGTTATCGACGAAATATTAACCGTATTCCCTGTATTCGAGAAACCGAAtacttttttcatattgaaTCATGCGGATATTTTGGAGAgtgttttcaattttacaAATATTGATAAAGCTCAGAGACCTTTGGTTTCACGTATGTTGTCGCAAGTTGGATTCGCGAGGTCATTCAAGGAAGTGAAGAATGAATTAAAGGCGCAATTAAACATATCTTCTACGGCATTAAATGATTTGgaattgtttgattttaGATTGGACTTCGAAGCAGCTAAGAAACGTCTCCATAAATTAATGGTTGATAGTCCacatctaaaaaaaattgaggaTTCATTGTCACATATTTCAAAGGTGCTCAGTTACTTGAAACCCTTAGAAGTCACGAGAAATGTTGTAATATCTCCTTTAAGTAATTACAATAGCGCCTTTTACAAAGGAGGTATCATGTTTCATGCAGTTTATGACGACGGATCATCGCGTAACATGATAGCTGCTGGCGGAAGGTACGATACTCtgatatcattttttgcCAGACCATcgggaagaaaaagcagcAATACGCCAAAGGCCGTAGGATTTAACCTGGCTTGGGAAACGATATTTGGTATCGCGcaaaattatttcaaaCTTGCCTCTGGTaatagaataaaaaagagaaacagATTTTTAAAAGATACAGCTGTTGATTGGAAACCAAGCAGGTGTGATGTTTTGATATCGagcttttcaaattctttacTAGATACTATCGGAATTACAATATTGAACACATTATGGAAGCAAAACATCAAAGCTGATATGTTGAGAGATTGTTCTTCGGTGGATGACGTTGTTAGTGGTGCCCAACAGGATGGTATAGATTGGATTTTGTTAATTAAACAGCAGGCTTATTCACTCACCAAccataaaagaaaatacaaGCCActtaaaatcaaaaaactgAGCACAAATGTTGATGTAGATTTAGACCTTGACGAATTTTTAACTTTGTACCAGCAAGAAACCGGTAATAAATCCCTAATCAACGATAGCTTGGTTCTAAGTGATAAGAATGacgaattcaaaaaatgggatGAAAGCAGCAGTGCCGGTAGTAGCCAAGAGGGTGATTTAGATGATGTTGTTGCTGGTTCGACGAACAATCGGAAGGTGATATATGTCCCAAATATGGCTACAAGATCTA
- the DPP1 gene encoding bifunctional diacylglycerol diphosphate phosphatase/phosphatidate phosphatase (similar to Saccharomyces cerevisiae DPP1 (YDR284C); ancestral locus Anc_5.297), giving the protein MNRLSFIRTPFSIAAKWRVEDVFLLIIMIVLNYPVYYQQPFERQFYINDLTISHPYATTQRVDNNMLFIYSFVVPFLAILIIGSILADRRHLVFILYTSLLGLSLAWFSTSFFTNFIKNWIGRLRPDFLDRCQPIEGLPLDTYFTAKKVCTTENHERLLDGFRTTPSGHSSESFAGLGYLYFWLCGQLLTESPLVPLWRKMVSFLPLLGAALIALSRTQDYRHHFVDVILGSILGYIMANFFYRRTFPSIDDPLPFKPLMDDSDVTLEEVLGHQRISDEELHALSDEGI; this is encoded by the coding sequence ATGAACAGACTTTCGTTCATTAGAACACCCTTCAGCATAGCTGCGAAATGGAGGGTAGAagatgtttttcttctcatcaTTATGATAGTATTAAACTATCCCGTTTATTACCAACAACCGTTCGAACGCCAATTTTACATTAATGACCTCACCATATCACATCCTTATGCAACCACTCAACGTGTCGATAATAACATGCTTTTCATTTATAGTTTTGTTGTTCCCTTTCTGGCAATATTAATAATTGGTTCCATTTTGGCTGATAGAAGACACTTGGTATTTATTTTGTACACGTCTCTTTTGGGCCTATCACTCGCCTGGTTTAGTACCAGTTTTTTTAcaaactttatcaaaaattggatAGGAAGATTGAGACCTGATTTTCTAGATCGTTGCCAACCTATTGAAGGCCTGCCATTGGACACTTATTTTACTGCAAAGAAAGTGTGCACTACTGAAAATCATGAACGGTTATTAGACGGGTTCAGAACAACTCCGTCAGGACATTCAAGTGAGAGCTTCGCAGGATTGGGTTATTTGTATTTTTGGTTATGTGGCCAACTTTTGACCGAATCACCACTGGTACCTTTGTGGAGGAAAATGGTGTCCTTTTTACCGCTTTTAGGAGCTGCACTAATAGCTCTCTCCAGAACGCAGGACTACAGACATCATTTTGTCGATGTAATTTTAGGATCCATACTGGGTTATATAATGGCGAACTTTTTCTACAGAAGAACTTTCCCATCTATTGATGACCCTCTTCCGTTCAAACCATTGATGGATGATTCAGATGTCactttggaagaagtgTTAGGTCATCAGAGAATTTCTGATGAAGAGCTACATGCTTTATCCGATGAAGGTAtctaa
- the ZIP1 gene encoding Zip1p (similar to Saccharomyces cerevisiae ZIP1 (YDR285W); ancestral locus Anc_5.296), translated as MSNFFRDSSMGFKPRPNIFAKLRVRDTESGPSLNSDVDTSVDCLEADPSMEGDDAFKKPNKTSTGREVVTNVELNQRSCSYPDDRMNTSSPKSLTTADRNNRALSNGGVTNENDTDEDFEITEVREVSEGVEKETKGGHGDPNDSETTLKDSKIHEYALTNSKPILHAPLDTSNTSSNDVLLEAFTNTQRICSNLKQELQKQQQDNAKLKIRLQSYVSDSSKINEKVGKYKSWLETLQERITTLTSHKNNQDVKLKDLKQNHQLYQRRISGFKTTIENLNGTIKEVGKHKKEADTELMKRGKEIEYLKRELDDCSGQLSEEKIKNCSLVHEIEKNREEMIKSIGEFFSEDKAHHLLQFTRFEEKIHALFEEKLQEHLSVAGDTFNVRLKDTTVELSSHTETILKQQYEQFKENLQLKMTSGEDKMTETLTELGIKQKELVAGVQKENLASSKNIETVLMAEIKNTKQDLLDDSSQAAKNYLGLENLLKEYKAEIIRSDEYEERIKHLESERSTLSSQKNQIISSLGTKEAQYEDLVKKLEAKNIEISQISGSEQSLIERNEGLSDELKKAQDQLDKINNLNISTKSNYENKISSQNEIVKALTSENDTLKQRIHQLVEFKENAQRDHSTKLEAFQKNNEQLQKLNVEVVQLKAHELELEEQNRYLKSCLDKKEIGVEESLSDIKTLKQQVIVLKSEKQDITAEKLELQDNLENLEELTKNLQQKVQLQKSELEEKIKELVEVKNHKRVESKERDTQKSTKPLDSPKKGDARSEYFPNISAKVNPPATRHPRTDHIGKSVRTESSKETSKFNDEFDLSSSPNDDLELTNPSPIQIKPIRGKIKKGSNNMRPPISSRKKLLLVEDEDQPLKISKKRRRK; from the coding sequence ATGTCGAACTTTTTTAGAGATAGTTCAATGGGCTTTAAACCTCGACCAAACATCTTTGCAAAATTGAGAGTCAGGGATACAGAGTCTGGACCTTCCTTAAACAGTGACGTTGACACTTCTGTCGATTGTCTCGAGGCTGATCCTTCCATGGAGGGAGATGATGCGTTCAAAAAACCTAACAAAACTTCTACTGGGCGAGAGGTTGTCACGAATGTGGAACTTAATCAGAGAAGTTGTAGCTACCCTGACGACAGGATGAATACAAGCTCCCCGAAGAGCCTAACGACTGCGGATCGTAATAACAGAGCTTTAAGCAATGGCGGCGTCacgaatgaaaatgatactgatgaagattttgagaTTACAGAAGTAAGGGAAGTGAGCGAAGGTGtggaaaaggaaacaaagGGAGGTCACGGGGATCCTAACGATTCGGAGACAACGCTCAAAGATAGCAAAATTCATGAATACGCCTTAACAAATAGCAAGCCCATCTTGCACGCACCACTTGATACCTCCAACacatcttcaaatgatgTCCTTCTAGAAGCTTTTACAAACACTCAAAGAATATGTTCCAACTTGAAGCAAGAGCTGCAAAAGCAGCAACAGGATAATgccaaattgaaaattcgACTACAATCATATGTTTCTGACTCTAGCAAAATTAATGAGAAGGTCGGGAAATATAAATCCTGGTTAGAAACTCTTCAGGAAAGGATTACTACGTTGACAAGtcataaaaataatcaGGATGTCAAACTAAAGGATTTAAAACAGAACCACCAACTATATCAGAGAAGGATAAGCGGGTTTAAAACAACCATTGAAAACTTGAACGGAACAATAAAAGAGGTAGGAAAACATAAAAAGGAGGCAGATACTGAGTTAATGAAAAGGGGCAAAGAGATAGAATATCTAAAAAGAGAGTTAGATGATTGCTCGGGCCAGTTGAGtgaggaaaaaatcaaaaactgTTCGTTAGTACAcgaaatagaaaaaaataggGAGGAAATGATTAAAAGCATTGGAGAATTCTTTTCAGAAGATAAGGCACACCATTTACTGCAGTTTAccagatttgaagaaaaaattcacgCTTTATTTGAGGAGAAGTTACAGGAACACTTAAGCGTTGCGGGAGATACTTTTAACGTGAGATTGAAGGACACCACCGTAGAGTTGAGTAGTCATACAGAGACTATCCTAAAGCAGCAATATGAACAGTTCAAGGAAAATCTACAACTAAAAATGACATCTGGTGAAGATAAAATGACAGAAACGCTTACTGAACTGGGCATTAAGCAAAAAGAACTTGTCGCAGGGgtacaaaaggaaaatttaGCATCATCGAAGAATATTGAAACTGTTTTGATGgctgaaataaaaaatacaaagcAGGACCTACTTGATGATTCGTCTCAAGCAGCTAAGAATTACTTAGGTTTGGAAAACTTGCTGAAGGAATATAAGGCGGAAATAATTCGGTCGGACGAATAcgaagaaagaataaagcACTTGGAAAGCGAACGGTCGACTTTATCTTCACAAAAGAACCAGATCATCAGCTCTCTCGGTACAAAAGAAGCACAATATGAAGATCTTGttaaaaaattggaagCAAAGAACATAGAAATATCACAAATTTCTGGTAGCGAACAAAGTTTGATCGAAAGAAATGAGGGCCTTTCTgatgaattgaagaaagcTCAAGATCAGCTCgataaaataaacaatttgAACATCtcaacaaaatcaaattaCGAGAATAAAATATCTTCCCAAAATGAAATTGTGAAGGCACTAACGTCCGAAAACGATACTTTGAAACAAAGGATTCATCAGCTGGTAGAATTCAAGGAAAACGCACAAAGGGACCATTCGACAAAGTTGGAagcctttcaaaaaaacaacgaGCAACTACAAAAGCTAAATGTCGAGGTCGTACAGTTGAAGGCCCATGAGTTAGAGcttgaagaacaaaatagATACTTGAAAAGTTGCTTagacaaaaaggaaattggCGTTGAAGAGTCACTGAGTGATATAAAAACTTTGAAGCAACAAGTAATAGTCTTGAAATCGGAAAAGCAAGATATAACGGCTGAAAAGTTAGAGTTACAAGATAATCTCgaaaatttggaagaacTCACCAAAAATTTACAGCAGAAAGTACAATTACAAAAGAGTGAAttagaagagaaaattaAAGAGCTGGTGGAGGTCAAAAACCACAAAAGAGTTGAGTCTAAAGAAAGGGATACACAGAAATCTACAAAACCATTGGATTCACCTAAGAAAGGTGATGCAAGGTCGGAATATTTTCCTAATATCTCTGCAAAAGTAAATCCTCCTGCAACAAGGCATCCTAGAACCGATCATATAGGCAAGTCAGTAAGAACAGAATCATCCAAAGAAACATCGAAATTCAACGATGAGTTTGATCTTTCTTCGTCTCCAAATGACGATTTAGAGCTAACCAACCCTTCTCCTATTCAAATTAAACCAATAAgaggaaaaattaaaaaggGATCGAACAATATGAGACctccaatttcttcaagaaaaaaattactattagttgaagacgaagatcagccattaaaaataagcaagaaaagaaggagaaagTAA
- the MGP12 gene encoding Mgp12p (similar to Saccharomyces cerevisiae YDR286C; ancestral locus Anc_5.295), with product MSRIIFRSIHTSRILLHDARIKLTFFSKPNCGLCDQAKEVVDDVFERKEFHDKGILLEIVNINDRRNAKWWKEYCFDIPVLHIEKVDDPRSCTKILHFLEEEDISNKIRRLQSK from the coding sequence ATGTCGAGGATTATTTTCCGTTCTATACATACCTCGAGAATATTATTGCATGATGCAAGAATCAAACTaacatttttctcaaaaccCAATTGTGGATTATGCGATCAAGCAAAGGAAGTGGTAgatgatgtttttgaaagaaaagagtttCATGATAAGGGAATTTTGCTTGAGATAGTCAATATAAATGATCGAAGAAACGCAAAATGGTGGAAGGAATACTGCTTCGATATCCCGGTACTtcatattgaaaaagtggATGACCCTAGATCTTGCACAAAAATTctgcattttcttgaagaggaagatatTAGTAACAAAATAAGAAGACTGCAATCCAAATGA
- the INM2 gene encoding inositol monophosphate 1-phosphatase INM2 (similar to Saccharomyces cerevisiae INM2 (YDR287W); ancestral locus Anc_5.294) has translation MVLTMQELKNVENTFTELLLRKIGPLVKSHTGTNFRSYDDKSNGVDLVTVLDKNIESIIKAELAGKYPNFKFIGEESYVEGVTKISNDPTFIVDPIDGTTNFIHGYPFSCTSLGLAEMGKPVVGAVFNPHLNQLFHASKGNGAFLNNQEIEVTERTLILQKSLIALEGGSERTEGSQGNFDKKIDTYRNLLSESGAFVHGFRSVGSAAMNICYVASGMLDAYWEGGCWAWDVCAGWCILEEAGGRMAGGNPKEWVIPLDGRCYLAIRGGCESMEQKQFAESFWSYVAGRLEY, from the coding sequence ATGGTGTTAACGATGCAAGAACTGAAAAACGTGGAAAACACATTTACTGAGCTGCttttaagaaaaatagGACCCCTAGTAAAATCTCATACCGGAACCAATTTCCGATCCTACGATGATAAATCTAACGGTGTAGACTTAGTCACAGTATTAgacaaaaatattgaatcCATAATCAAGGCAGAATTAGCTGGCAAATACCCTAATTTTAAATTTATCGGCGAAGAGTCATATGTAGAGGGAGTCACTAAAATAAGCAACGATCCAACATTCATTGTGGATCCTATTGATGGCACTACTAATTTTATTCATGGTTATCCTTTTAGTTGTACATCGCTAGGTTTAGCAGAAATGGGGAAGCCTGTGGTTGGTGCGGTTTTCAATCCTCATTTGAACCAACTTTTCCATGCCTCTAAAGGCAACGGAGCTTTCTTAAACAATCAAGAGATAGAGGTGACTGAAAGAACACTAATTCTGCAGAAATCATTAATCGCTTTAGAAGGAGGTTCAGAAAGAACCGAAGGCTCGCAAGGAAACTTTGACAAGAAAATCGATACTTACAGAAATTTACTTAGTGAGTCCGGTGCCTTTGTTCATGGGTTCAGAAGTGTAGGAAGTGCGGCTATGAACATATGCTACGTGGCTAGCGGTATGCTTGATGCTTACTGGGAAGGGGGCTGCTGGGCGTGGGATGTATGCGCTGGTTGGTGTATCCTCGAAGAAGCGGGGGGGAGAATGGCCGGCGGAAACCCCAAAGAATGGGTTATTCCACTAGACGGAAGATGTTATTTGGCTATCAGAGGCGGGTGTGAATCGATGGAACAGAAGCAATTTGCAGAATCATTTTGGTCTTACGTTGCAGGTAGATTGGAATACTGA
- the NSE3 gene encoding Smc5-Smc6 complex subunit NSE3 (similar to Saccharomyces cerevisiae NSE3 (YDR288W); ancestral locus Anc_5.293): MSSTDNDTDTDSTGDLAVLRIIRENPVARKAVRYVLSRAESQNSIITRNKLLSVIHDTAQEENAVKLSFGVMFMDINAILDNVYGFQLIGLPSKNNISTGGNSSNNNTNKSIDEPLGHRAQRFILLNNAPYLKNLDDFKLLQSVRTYDQLIVNGEYVGDDIGLESTNTLESKLSTDQDLVYKGVLSVVLCVIFFSKNNILHQELIKYLETFGIPSDGSKIPILNTPIEDLIKTLEKREYIAKLEEKSDTDGEVISYRIGRRTQAEFGLKSLEVLVQEIMGLEEDQSKSLHDDIVKSIGDSYSI, translated from the coding sequence ATGAGTTCCACAGATAATGATACCGATACAGATTCGACGGGGGATTTAGCCGTACTCAGGATCATTAGAGAGAATCCTGTTGCCAGAAAAGCGGTTAGATATGTTTTATCGAGGGCAGAGTCCCAAAACTCCAtaataacaagaaataaactACTATCTGTCATACACGACACTGCTCAAGAGGAGAATGCAGTTAAGCTTTCGTTTGGTGTAATGTTTATGGACATAAATGCTATACTAGATAACGTATATGGCTTTCAATTAATAGGGTTGCCATCAAAGAATAATATCAGCACTGGCGGTAATAGTAGCAACAATAACACGAATAAGTCAATAGATGAACCCCTGGGACATAGGGCCCAGAGatttattttgttgaaCAATGCTCCATActtaaaaaatttagaCGACTTCAAACTTTTACAGAGCGTTCGCACTTATGACCAGCTGATAGTGAACGGAGAGTATGTTGGGGATGACATAGGATTGGAAAGTACCAATACCTTAGAAAGCAAGCTCAGTACAGATCAAGATCTTGTTTATAAAGGGGTATTAAGCGTTGTTTTATGCgttatcttcttctctaAGAACAACATCTTGCATCAAGAGTTAATCAAATATCTAGAGACATTTGGCATTCCAAGTGATGGTTCGAAAATTCCTATACTAAACACCCCCATTGAGGATCTGATAAAGACTTTAGAAAAGCGTGAATATATAGCTAAGTTAGAAGAGAAATCGGATACTGATGGAGAGGTCATATCGTACAGGATAGGGAGAAGAACTCAGGCTGAATTTGGTCTGAAATCTCTTGAAGTGTTAGTGCAGGAAATTATGGGCCTCGAAGAGGATCAGAGTAAAAGCTTGCATGATGATATAGTAAAAAGCATCGGTGATTCATATTCTATATAG